From the Bacillus tuaregi genome, one window contains:
- a CDS encoding DUF1540 domain-containing protein: MPNVQVNCSVVNCAFHAKGNICGADKITIDMDHNSDYDTEFASEVGFNEVKEEANQSADTCCKTFKPKE, encoded by the coding sequence ATGCCAAATGTACAAGTAAACTGCTCTGTCGTCAATTGTGCATTCCACGCAAAAGGAAACATCTGCGGAGCTGATAAAATAACCATCGACATGGACCACAACTCAGATTATGACACAGAATTCGCTTCTGAGGTTGGTTTTAATGAGGTAAAAGAAGAAGCAAATCAGTCAGCAGACACCTGCTGCAAAACCTTCAAACCAAAAGAATAA